One Arachis hypogaea cultivar Tifrunner chromosome 18, arahy.Tifrunner.gnm2.J5K5, whole genome shotgun sequence genomic window, GAGGAACTTCTTTGCAATATGACAATGCATGTTGATGCTGAAAATTCCCAGACAAACAATTTCCATCACTCTTAACAACTCTATCATTTTCGGGTCCGGTTCGGATCAGGCAATCAGGCAAGCCCCCCATTAGCCTGTTATTCGAGACGTCGACGAATCGAAGTCGAATGCTACATCTTAGATTGTTCTTTGTGGTTccactcaacatgtttgatgaaatgttcaaGAGACttatgtttggcaagttgaaaaTTTCAGCAGGAACAGTTCCTATGAGTGAATTGGATGAAACATCAAGCATTTGAAGCATACTTAGTTTACCATATTGCTTTGGAATTTCACCTGAGAATGAGTTCCTGCTTAGGAAAAGATTCTTCAATCCTTTTGGCATTGGAGGAAGTGTTGAATCCAAGTTGTTCCAACTCAAATCCAAGTGTTCCAAGTTGCTCAAACCATTGAAATCTTGCAATCCACCAGAAATATTGTTGTTTGAAATATCAATCTCATTGAGGGTGTTGATGCCAAGAATTGAATTTGGAAAATGACCCTTCAACTTGTTGTTCTTCAAACTGAGATATGATAAATTACTTGATGAGTTGAAGAACAAGGTTGGAATAGTACCATTGAAGAAGTTATCACCCAAATTAAGAGTTTTGAGATTCACCATTGTTGAAATCTTTGGAGGGATTGATCCATAGAGAAAATTGGAACTCAAATCCAAGTGTTGAAGATCATAAAGCCTATGAATCCTATCAGGTAATGGACCCCAAATTCCCAAAGAAACAAGCTTCAGAACTCTAAGGTTAGTTAACCTTGCTAAAGTAGCAACAAAAGAATCCATTGAAAACCCTTGTGAAAGTGTTTGATCTTGAATTGCATAACCATCAAATCCTTCATGTTCTTCTCTAAATTTGCTTTGTGTCTTGTCACCAATAATCAGAAGTTCAGTGACAAAGTTCTCATTGCATGAAACATTCACTTGTTGTGTTGAAGAACAAAGATTTGTCCAACGATCTTTCCAAATATCCAATGGCTTTGGATATTCTAAGTGCTTTTTCAGTTGAAGAAGCACAAGTGTTTGAGAAGATTGTAACTGCTGAGCATTGCAATTAACAACATGAAAGACACACCAAACTGAACATAACAGCACAAGAACCAAGTCTTGGAAGGACCCCATTGACAAAAATTCTGTCTTCAAGTGGCTTCAAGGAGGAACAAAACAACTAGCATATATGAAGAAAAGAATCCAATGGAAAATCAGAACTTGTCCTTAAATCTTAATTTGCCATTAAGATGATACCTGAAACCTTGAAACCAATgtcagaaaaaaagaaaaataaatggggTGTGAGTATATGACTACATCATAGCTTAAAAGCCCCCTTAAAAACTATATCTATATAGAAACATTAAAAGTACAATTGAaaattttgtgaagaaaaaagtgaaaatagtaaaaataataaaattttattttattttttttattttttttattttttgtttttattttttttcaaaattcataaaataaaaaatattaaaaataaaaaataatataaaccaAACACATCCTAAATAGTtggttagtatttttatattctatttttatttttcatattttttaaattttataaaaaataaaagataaaaataaaaatgcaaattaGGTGcattctaatatttatttatttattttatgagacacaaattttaaaaagacatattaatacataaatatataaaatatacgtATTTAATATCaattattaatatgtatattaaaaattaacaattaaatcagtcattaatatataacatatatttatacacaattgtataataattaatttaagtaattaattttttataatacataacattttttatttaatattttgcaaaaaaaatagaacataTATTAAACATGAAACAGatttttattatacttttatcttttcaaaagagTTAAGAGAAATACTATTTCTCATCTTCTGCAGAAGTGGTAGTTGTGGAAGCATTAATACAAAGACTGAAAACAAAGATTGAAAAAACCTGCTTTTaataatgaagaaaaagaagatacacacctatatatatatatatatatatattggaaaaTTTTTAAGTGTGCCGTTAAGATCAACGATTAAAAATCACTGATATATCGATATGATTGTACATTTGAAaatctttcatatatatatatatatatatatatatatatatatatatatatatatgtgcaaATTGCAAACTTATCTCTCTGTTTCTGGATATCTGATATTCTGATTAATTAAATAACTatacaaccaataacaaaacaaatgaaagaagaaggagaagtatAGTAGCAACATATATTAGTATTTTTGCACAGAATCCAAAGATATGAAAGGTGGGGTACCTGAAATTTAATGCATTTACTCCTTCCACATGCTGCTATATgcaattatgcactttcttcaaATGGGGTTGGTCCTGGTTTTCTTCTGAAAATGCAAAAAAGAAAACGTGAGGAAATAATTGAAACACTGTTGAAGAATTATGAACCAACTACCAACTATATGTGTGAATATAATGTTGTGTATAAAAacctgttcttttttttttcccctatTTCTTTGGATGCTTTTAATCTTGAAGATGCAACTATTTTGAAGGGTGTTCTTCACTGGTTAAGTGAAGAAAAATGGATATTGGTGAAAAGTGAAAGCATAAGATTTTTGGTTAAGACTTGAGACTAGTTGTTCATCATTTAACCAAAGTTGTTAAGAACTTTTTTGAGTTTGAGCCAAGGAAATGAAACAAGGGGTGATGAATTGATGGGCCATGCATTTATTCATATtgtaatagtataatatttatgGTATGAATATAATAAGCAATAACATTCATAGGGGTACCATATACGGTGGGGCCCACAATCATTGTTAGGGTATGTGTCTATATCAAtggttgatttttatttttatttttatcactttGCTCATCTATGTTCAAGAATTAcactttttgtttttgatattggagtaataatagtatttttgtttaaatgtggattgatggagtgttATTTTTAAACGGAAAATTGTTTAATTAGAAATAGAAATTGAACCGTCTAATTTATAAGAAGTATAAAAGTCAGATCATCTGATTTGTGAGGTATAAAAATCAGACCGAgagatttttgtaaaaaaaaatttaaaaatttgaggtatagaaattaaaacttttgatttgtgtgtctttcacatttttaaaaaatactaaaaattacacTATTAAAGTATATTACTATTTTTACTTCTATAAAAAAAAGAGTCCAAGAATTAAcggactttaaaaaaaattaactctttTTGGATGGTTTATTTGTGTTTTTAGCAAATGATAAAAGCTTCGTAATATAAacaaatgagtttaattttgatatattaaccGTGTTACACAATTGTATAATTGAATGATTATTTATGTAgtcaatgtaaaaaataattatttttattaatataatattatataattaaatatacgtataaaattattttactatatcaaaattaaattctaaataaatttagtattttttccCCTAAGTTTAGTGTCTCTTTAGATTATTACGaaagaaaacttttttttttttttaaattatgtataACTAAATTACTTTTCcaatttatattatctctaaaaATGAAATCTATGGTTTCCTTCAAGCTTATGAGAATATGAGGTATATTTGTCCCTAATTGGTTAGTCTTTGATTATATAAgaaatacatatatttttattttttctacctTGTACAAATGacattaagattttatttttaattgaaatttttttttatcgatTCTCATCTTGGATATAGGACGAAAAAAACCCATAAGGACCTACCTGGTGTCTATAGTGAACAATAATGTCAGTTCCCTTGCCAGTACTATCCAATTTTAACTAGAGATAATAATTTTCAACATGATCTCatttttttatccaaaaaaaaaaaaaaaaacttagtatTTGAGACAAAGATGAACAATTACTTTTTTTTCCTAATATTTTCCAGCCTGATAGATATGTCTTGTAgctaaattctatttaaaaatatgcaactaattgATAAGTTGTTACATATATAATGTAAAATCTAAATCATCAACACTTAATTTAGTAGATGAGTGCACCAATAATTCAACCAAAAAAGTTTGTTGAAGAATTACTAATTTACTActctaacaataaaaaaaatacaagcaTTATCCATTCTTAATTAAGCCTAGGGGTAATTGCCCTAGTTACAAATATTATTTGTCTACTCAAGATTCAAGTAGcggggaaaaaaaaaacaactaatattttTACTcgcaatttttctcttttttttttgtgtatattattttacaatttccATTGCATGCAAGTTATTATTGTTTATTGATAACTGATAACAACATATGTGCAAGTGTGCAACAATATCTTGACAGGCTGTATTCTATATATTATGAAAGGCACAAGATGCCTGTTTGCATATATAGCCCTTTGTGCACCATCTTCAGATATATGATTATTTTATCTTGTATGAACTCTATAATAATAATTTCAGggaaatatttttatattcaaaaagCTATTAGATCTATTTGGAGGAaaagaaatgatatttttttgtattacagtattttttttgtaaaatcaaaaattaaaaagattatgatttatttttatttttatcttataagATTTAGTAATCGAATTATGTATCTCTTCTTAAATTATAGTTTAACATaaaatttatctatatttttttatttagtttcagaTTTAACGTGTAATCTACAATTTATAAATACTGTTTGACTATTTTTTTGAACGATAGTTTttttccataataataataataataataataataataataattagaatcaattagaattatttagtatatctgaatatttattatagaatattacgtttttattattaCGAATCTCTTAGCCTCTATAAATActcttttatattgtattattccaaacaacttgaatagacaacttgattacactcaataatacacaaatcattCCTCCTTGAAGATAATAGGTTGTTTTCCTTGCGATGAAATCATCGTAGtttttgcacttttttttttGTGCCATTTTTTCTTACCTTTTGTTACTCCACCGACTAGCCTGTTTTCTCTGTCTTGTGTTTTTTCGAGtcgaatgatcaaacaccattgtcatcTGCTGCTTACCcattctcatgaagaaatcatatagtttttgctctctttcgacagttccgtctgcgttctctcgtggcaaTTCTGTCtacgttctctcgtggcagttccatctgcgttctctcgtgACAGTTCGGTTTGCGTTTCGTCTGTGTTTCCTTGTGACAGTTCCGTCTGGGTTTCTTTTTGGCAGTTTCGTCTGCACTTCCTTCGATAGCCGCAGTTcagtctgcgcttccttcagataagcggcagttccgtctgcgcttccttcagacatgCGGCAATTCAGTCTTCGCTTCCTTCAGACTAAGCGGCAGtctgtctgcgcttccttcagactagcggcagttccatctgcgcttccttttggcagttccgtctgcatccGTTTTCTCAGTTTAtgcagtttttttttctttatttcgttgttttaaataagtttcatcaCTTGAGTTTTagggggatgttagaatataattatgatcaattagaattatttaatatatctgaatatttattatagaatattatgtctttattattacgaaTCTCTTAGCCTCTATAAATACTCTTCTATATTGTCCAGACAACTTAattacactcaataatacacaaattcttCCTCCAAtttagtctcttatttctaacaaataataataataataataataatttcttgaTGCCTTTTCCCAAATTAGTATTTGTAGCAATTATGGAGCATCATGTGTATAAGTTTATTTATTTCACTGAATTACCTTCTTGTTGTACTTGgaatttttaaacataaataataaatatttgaaaataatgcAATATTTTTTCAAATAGAGGTAAATAAAATCAGCTTATCAATGAAAGTTGATCAAAGTGGCAGAAATTAAAGCGAGTTTAGATATATTTATTCTCTACGATCTAAATATAAAAAAGCATTGAGAATGGAAGAAGATTATTTATCATCACTTAATTAACCAATTATTTGTGCATTATATTATTGCATGGATGGAAAGAATTAATccaatatagtttaatttatttcttcataGAAATActttagaaaaatttttaagtgtgttGTCGTACCGGTGTTTCAGTGATTTTTAActgttaatcttaattatataaaatatatataatatatataattattatataattaagatcaacggttaaaaatcacTTATATACCGATATGACGATACACTTAAAAATCTTCCAATACTTTATAGTTTATACTCATCAATAATAATACTTTGTGACAATACCTACAAACTATtccaaaagaaaaagacaaaaatacaaGAAAGAAGAATATCAGTGGCGCTTACTTATATTGACTTGGtaagatatataataatttttggattaatttcttttaaagtaagaatattagtaaaataaaaaaaaagtaaatatctAATTACTTTTtgaactaaaataataatattctcatataataaaaattataaatttaataataattaaacttttagTTTATCACTTTATACCTatcttttcattttaaataatctGTTTCGGATAGTCCCattccaatgttgcatgagtgATGATCTTTTAAACGTGATAGAGACTTATAAACTttacaactttttttttctttaaatgttATTGCCAtccttttttaaaaactaaagtgCTGGCGCACTAGACACATACATGAACATTCAAGGAAGCCACCTGAGTAAAATTTAAATCCGATTTTAACTTTCATTTTCACATTACCATTTTATTAGCATGTCATGCTCTCATCATCATATACAAACTaggattatttaaaataaataatttaattattttaattatcaaaataaataatttgtaatatatttattaatttacacCACATTtatttatctcgtttatactgtaaacgagatacataaaaaattattttgtttataatgTAAACAAGATACGTATAAAATTATCTTGTTTACAATATAAACGAGATAAATAAATGTGATGTATATTGGTAAATAcactacaaattatttattttagtaattaaaataattaaattatttatttaaaaaaaaacctacAAACTATAGTTCTAAAAATAAGATCGAAATGTCCAGCTCAATTAGATTTATCAAAAatcaattactaaattaattttgttcaaataaaaaatcaatttaaagtaTACcaatcaaaaaattagaaaattgatCAAAAAATTGATTAACTAGTtaaactaatataattttttagcagttaactaatttaaaataataaaatataaaaaattattttaaaaaaatatatattattttattatatataatttaactccCATTTAACTTCAATTAAACTTTTaactctttaaattttatttgaccAATTCAATTTTCAAACCTTAATTCAAAACAAATTTGAGAAACAACACAAACCAAAACTATGCAAGACTAATTGTGTATAATTCTTTACtattaattaaagaaataaaattcaaatatgaCATTCTTTAAAAAAAGTTACTAATAAGAAATTACATATgactaaatcatataaaaaaattcacattAAACGAATTATCCTAAAGATTAATAACATAAAGATTAGCTTTGGTGAACAAAAAATGCTAACCGAGGGTGTTCTCATCAAAGTAACTTTCTCAAAAAGATTGCTTTATTCTTTTCTTAATAAGAACCATTAATATTGTAAAGCATAAGAAATTAAGAAtcagttaaaaacttaaaacaaAGGTAAAAGGGTTACAATAGAAACTACTGAATAGTTGTGATATTATCCTTAATTTAAGCTCAATGGAGTATATTACGAGGAGTATTAGGAGCCAGCagattttataatttgtaattattaatcaattactattaatatttttaataatataaaattatatttaataatataaaattattttttttattaattaaatattagtcaaattttaacaaaaatactgGTTCTAAACtttttcatattatatatatataagatttttttcaataataaaataaaaaaattcatattttttcaaCACATGActtttggattttaattttcaaaacacATGAGTTTGTTGGGAGTTAGGCGAATTTgccaatttttatagagttcgttGGAGTTCGACAAActtgcttaaataaaaaaaaaatcgtattttaaaaattaaagtctaAAAATTATGTTTggagaaatataattttttttattttattattaaaaaaattcctaTATATATAAAGCATAATGCATAGCTTAGGAAACCCCACACTCTCTCTGTCTCAGAGACCTTTCCTAGCTCAATAATTGCTCAATAGTCCATTTACCAAAGAAGGTTTTATTTGATTGCTGTCCACACATTTTCCTTCTTCATCCACGttgattttattcattttatgaaattattaaacaaatttaatctaatatagaatataaaatataaatgtgGATAAAATTGATAATGTTATTATGTCGTTTTGATTTGATATGCTCATTTGAAATTGGTTTAGTTacctctataattttattaaatttttaaattaagtctctatattttat contains:
- the LOC112772228 gene encoding probable inactive leucine-rich repeat receptor-like protein kinase At3g03770; the encoded protein is MGSFQDLVLVLLCSVWCVFHVVNCNAQQLQSSQTLVLLQLKKHLEYPKPLDIWKDRWTNLCSSTQQVNVSCNENFVTELLIIGDKTQSKFREEHEGFDGYAIQDQTLSQGFSMDSFVATLARLTNLRVLKLVSLGIWGPLPDRIHRLYDLQHLDLSSNFLYGSIPPKISTMVNLKTLNLGDNFFNGTIPTLFFNSSSNLSYLSLKNNKLKGHFPNSILGINTLNEIDISNNNISGGLQDFNGLSNLEHLDLSWNNLDSTLPPMPKGLKNLFLSRNSFSGEIPKQYGKLSMLQMLDVSSNSLIGTVPAEIFNLPNISLLNISSNMLSGTTKNNLRCSIRLRFVDVSNNRLMGGLPDCLIRTGPENDRVVKSDGNCLSGNFQHQHALSYCKEVPQLKKESHKVGALFVVGVIVGILVMVMVFVLCIVIVCKRYYSKGVSEQHLLHKSVQDSYSASLSSEIVTNARYVSEAAKFGREGLPLCRSYSLEELKEATNNFDNPNFMGENLYGKLYRGKLESGIQVVIRCLPLSKKYTIRNFKLRLDLLAKLRHPHLVSLLGHCIDGVVGDQSDTNVFLVYEFVSNGSFQTYLSEDSGGKIYDWSERLSVLISIAKAVHFLHTGMIPGFFKNRLKTNNILINEHWMAKLSDYGLSIISEETDACGVNGESPDSMQMKRLEDDVYSFGFIILEALVGPSLSAKREALMLHERGSFNSQDGWKQIVDPIVMSTCSKESLSIVISISNKCISPESWSRPSIEDVLWNLQYASQVQATADGV